One genomic segment of Syngnathus acus chromosome 1, fSynAcu1.2, whole genome shotgun sequence includes these proteins:
- the syce2 gene encoding synaptonemal complex central element protein 2, translating to MDYFFGEAPASNSSQNEGRDEDPRMVDDSEASSSRNDTEENSSSYDISRRVQELVDKIHNHRANDHKEIESFQQTIVDKVTEVCQQMKGDLYKAYEENSDEMQVKLMELTNVLDICSKLHRELLEASKVLTGLRDGLAVNGTAESMTD from the exons ATGGACTATTTCTTTGGCGAAGCACCCGCCTCAAATTCCAGCCAGAACGAAGGACGGGATGAGGACCCACGTATG GTCGATGATTCAGAGGCCAGTTCGAGCAGGAATGACACTGAAGAGAATTCCAG CTCCTATGACATCAGCAGAAGAGTGCAGGAACTGGTGGACAAGATTCACAACCACCGCGCCAATGACCATAAAGAAATTGAAAGCTTTCAGCAGACTATTGTAGACAAG GTGACGGAGGTATGCCAACAAATGAAGGGGGACTTGTACAAGGCCTACGAAGAGAACAGCGACGAGATGCAGGTGAAGCTGATGGAGTTGACCAATGTGCTGGATATCTGCTCCAAACTCCACAGGGAGCTCCTGGAGGCCAGCAAAGTGCTGACCGGCCTGCGAGATGGCCTCGCCGTCAACGGCACAGCAGAATCCATGACAGACTAG
- the LOC119126028 gene encoding glutaryl-CoA dehydrogenase, mitochondrial-like isoform X2: MALRSFTRLLSSTPKCAAVSACRAQSTTAASAKVNDAEEIKKAPKGAKVPFNWRDALNLEGQLTEEEVMIRDSFRDYCQEKLMPRIVMANRHEHFHREIVPEMGELGVLGPTIKGYGCAGTSYVAYGLIAREIERVDSGYRSVMSVQSSLVMHPINAYGTEAQKEKYLPRLARGEILGCFGLTEPNHGSDPSSMETKAIYNPSSGTFTISGAKTWITNSPEADIAVVWAKCEDGKVRGFILERGMKGLATPKIEGKFSLRASATGMILMDEVEVPQENLLPNVSGLAGPFGCLNNARYGIAWGALGAAEFCFHAARQYTLDRIQFGVPLARNQLMQKKMADMLTEITIGLQSCLSLGRLIDEKKAAPEMISMLKRNSCGKALDITRQARDMLGGNGIADEYHIIRHVMNLEAVNTYEGTHDIHALILGRAITGLQSFTVEQ; the protein is encoded by the exons ATGGCTCTGAGAAGTTTCACTCGTCTGCTGTCAAGCACCCCAAAATGTGCAGCTGTCAGTGCGTGCCGAGCCCAGAGTACAACTGCGGCTTCTGCCAAAGTTAATG ATgctgaagaaatcaaaaagGCTCCCAAGGGAG CCAAGGTGCCATTCAACTGGCGAGACGCTCTGAACTTGGAGGGTCAGTTGACAGAGGAGGAGGTGATGATCCGGGACTCCTTCCGCGACTACTGCCAGGAAAAACTCATGCCTCGCATCGTCATGGCCAACAGACATGAGC ATTTCCACCGTGAGATTGTTCCCGAGATGGGAGAGTTGGGTGTTCTTGGCCCCACTATTAAAG GTTACGGCTGTGCGGGAACAAGTTATGTGGCATATGGCTTGATTGCCAGAGAGATTGAAAGGGTGGACAGTGGCTATCGCTCAGTCATGAGCGTACAGTCCTCACTGGTCATGCATCCCATTAATGCTTATGGCACAGAGGCCCAGAAGGAGAAATACCTACCCAGGCTGG CTCGTGGAGAAATCCTTGGCTGTTTTGGCTTGACCGAGCCTAACCATGGCAGCGATCCCAGCAGCATGGAGACCAAGGCCATATACAACCCATCTAGCGGTACTTTCACCATCAGTGGAGCCAAAACATG GATCACCAATTCCCCTGAAGCAGACATTGCAGTGGTCTGGGCCAAGTGCGAAGATGGAAAGGTGCGCGGCTTCATCTTAGAGCGTGGAATGAAGGGTCTTGCTACCCCGAAGATAGAGGGCAAGTTCTCTCTGAGGGCCTCCGCCACTGGCATGATTCTAATGGATGAAGTGGAAGTTCCTCAGGAGAACCTTCTGCCAAATGTCTCTGGTCTGGCT GGTCCCttcggctgcctcaacaatgctCGGTATGGCATCGCCTGGGGAGCTCTGGGAGCGGCGGAATTCTGTTTCCATGCAGCAAGACAGTATACTTTGGACAG AATTCAATTTGGGGTGCCACTGGCGAGGAATCAGCTTATGCAGAAGAAGATGGCTGACATGTTGACAGAGATCACCATCGGGCTGCAGTCATGTTTATCCCTGGGAAGACTTATTGATGAGAAGAA AGCAGCTCCCGAAATGATTTCCATGCTGAAGAGGAATAGCTGTGGCAAAGCTTTAGATATCACAAGGCAAGCCCGAGACATGCTGGGAGGGAACGGAATTGCTGACGAGTACCACATCATCCGTCATGTCATGAACCTAGAGGCTGTTAACACCTATGAAG GAACCCATGACATCCACGCCTTGATCCTGGGCAGAGCAATTACTGGACTTCAATCATTTACAGTTGAACAGTAA
- the LOC119126028 gene encoding glutaryl-CoA dehydrogenase, mitochondrial-like isoform X1, producing the protein MHACLGQSVFLRNMALRSFTRLLSSTPKCAAVSACRAQSTTAASAKVNDAEEIKKAPKGAKVPFNWRDALNLEGQLTEEEVMIRDSFRDYCQEKLMPRIVMANRHEHFHREIVPEMGELGVLGPTIKGYGCAGTSYVAYGLIAREIERVDSGYRSVMSVQSSLVMHPINAYGTEAQKEKYLPRLARGEILGCFGLTEPNHGSDPSSMETKAIYNPSSGTFTISGAKTWITNSPEADIAVVWAKCEDGKVRGFILERGMKGLATPKIEGKFSLRASATGMILMDEVEVPQENLLPNVSGLAGPFGCLNNARYGIAWGALGAAEFCFHAARQYTLDRIQFGVPLARNQLMQKKMADMLTEITIGLQSCLSLGRLIDEKKAAPEMISMLKRNSCGKALDITRQARDMLGGNGIADEYHIIRHVMNLEAVNTYEGTHDIHALILGRAITGLQSFTVEQ; encoded by the exons ATGCATGCTTGTCTCGGACAGTCTGTTTTTCTG CGCAATATGGCTCTGAGAAGTTTCACTCGTCTGCTGTCAAGCACCCCAAAATGTGCAGCTGTCAGTGCGTGCCGAGCCCAGAGTACAACTGCGGCTTCTGCCAAAGTTAATG ATgctgaagaaatcaaaaagGCTCCCAAGGGAG CCAAGGTGCCATTCAACTGGCGAGACGCTCTGAACTTGGAGGGTCAGTTGACAGAGGAGGAGGTGATGATCCGGGACTCCTTCCGCGACTACTGCCAGGAAAAACTCATGCCTCGCATCGTCATGGCCAACAGACATGAGC ATTTCCACCGTGAGATTGTTCCCGAGATGGGAGAGTTGGGTGTTCTTGGCCCCACTATTAAAG GTTACGGCTGTGCGGGAACAAGTTATGTGGCATATGGCTTGATTGCCAGAGAGATTGAAAGGGTGGACAGTGGCTATCGCTCAGTCATGAGCGTACAGTCCTCACTGGTCATGCATCCCATTAATGCTTATGGCACAGAGGCCCAGAAGGAGAAATACCTACCCAGGCTGG CTCGTGGAGAAATCCTTGGCTGTTTTGGCTTGACCGAGCCTAACCATGGCAGCGATCCCAGCAGCATGGAGACCAAGGCCATATACAACCCATCTAGCGGTACTTTCACCATCAGTGGAGCCAAAACATG GATCACCAATTCCCCTGAAGCAGACATTGCAGTGGTCTGGGCCAAGTGCGAAGATGGAAAGGTGCGCGGCTTCATCTTAGAGCGTGGAATGAAGGGTCTTGCTACCCCGAAGATAGAGGGCAAGTTCTCTCTGAGGGCCTCCGCCACTGGCATGATTCTAATGGATGAAGTGGAAGTTCCTCAGGAGAACCTTCTGCCAAATGTCTCTGGTCTGGCT GGTCCCttcggctgcctcaacaatgctCGGTATGGCATCGCCTGGGGAGCTCTGGGAGCGGCGGAATTCTGTTTCCATGCAGCAAGACAGTATACTTTGGACAG AATTCAATTTGGGGTGCCACTGGCGAGGAATCAGCTTATGCAGAAGAAGATGGCTGACATGTTGACAGAGATCACCATCGGGCTGCAGTCATGTTTATCCCTGGGAAGACTTATTGATGAGAAGAA AGCAGCTCCCGAAATGATTTCCATGCTGAAGAGGAATAGCTGTGGCAAAGCTTTAGATATCACAAGGCAAGCCCGAGACATGCTGGGAGGGAACGGAATTGCTGACGAGTACCACATCATCCGTCATGTCATGAACCTAGAGGCTGTTAACACCTATGAAG GAACCCATGACATCCACGCCTTGATCCTGGGCAGAGCAATTACTGGACTTCAATCATTTACAGTTGAACAGTAA
- the LOC119127334 gene encoding choline transporter-like protein 2, with the protein MEPEGKKSEIKYGEVGKFDPDFKGPIHKRGCTDIVCCFLFIVALLAYFGVGILAWSQGDPRKILYPTDSKGNFCGQKGTPQENKTFLFYYNILMCASPAVLLQGQCPTTQICVKHCPYKHLTLAEAVENKDDRDYYAEFCQEGVNSSWPIHILKQYCPSSILASKAFTRRCVPTMSKLKNGSVVVGNNTMVTIDSANVSAIEVLNATKNSNLLFEARQLAMKIFEDYTQSWHYIIIALTIAMVCSWFFIILLRFLADIMVWVMIVLVIGIVAYGVLHCFLQYQSLRADPSTDMSIGQLGMQPDFAVYLEIRQTWLIFTIILAIVEFLIIATLIFLRKRLMVAIALIKESSRALGYVTSSLFYPLLTSVLLAIVIAYWAVTSVYLATSNSEVYKVSANENCTFRFNTCDPKTFNKTNMSAECPEAECNFAYHGGDTLYHKYITLFHFYNAFLFFWCGNFVTALGQVTLAGAFASYYWAFKKPDDIPPNPVMSSLGRTLRYHTGSVAFGSLVLALVQIIRVILEYLNHKLQGATNKYAKFLLNCMKCCFWCLEKCIKFLNRNAYIMIAIYGKNFCTSAQDAFMLLLRNIARVAVLDKVTDFLLFLGKVLIVGVIGVISFFFFTGRMDSPEYASPTLNYYWVPIMTNIVGSYLIAHGFFSVYSMCVDTLFLCFCEDLERNDGSPERPYYMSPELHDLISLSRRSEGDGDDADSPASKGDVLEVENIQLQELKMESNVSHANVEDEPLRDNAEVANETNEQTRETEEQTVSEDAVLEKERSRGDSGS; encoded by the exons ATGGAACCGGAGGGCAAAAAGTCGGAAATTAAATACG GGGAGGTCGGGAAGTTTGACCCAGACTTCAAGGGGCCCATTCACAAGAG GGGATGCACGGATATAGTCTGCTGTTTTCTCTTTATCGTTGCCTTGCTTGCCTATTTTGGTGTGGGAATTCTTG CCTGGTCCCAGGGTGACCCCAGGAAAATCCTCTATCCCACTGACAGCAAAGGGAACTTCTGCGGGCAAAAAGGAACACCCCAGGA GAACAAGACTTTTCTGTTTTACTACAATATCTTGATGTGTGCAAGTCCTGCGGTTTTGCTCCAAGGCCAGTGTCCCACCACTCAG ATATGTGTAAAACACTGTCCTTACAAACATCTCACGTTGGCCGAAGCCGTTGAAAACAAAGACGACCGTGACTATTACGCAGAGTTTTGCCAGGAAGGTGTCAATTCATCATGG cctATCCACATCCTGAAACAATATTGCCCTTCCTCAATCTTGGCCAGCAAAGCCT TCACACGACGCTGCGTTCCAACCATGTCAAAATTAAAGAATGGCTCGGTGGTTGTGGGCAACAATACCATGGTTACAATCGACTCCGCCAACGTTTCCGCCATCGAAGTACTCAATGCGACCAA GAACTCCAACCTGCTTTTTGAAGCTCGCCAGTTGGCCATGAAAATCTTTGAGGATTACACTCAGTCCTGGCACTATATCATTAT AGCTCTGACAATAGCAATGGTTTGTAGCTGGTTCTTCATAATCCTGCTGCGCTTCCTGGCAGACATCATGGTGTGGGTCATGATTGTCTTGGTCATTGGAATCGTAGCCTATG GTGTGCTGCATTGTTTCCTGCAATATCAAAGTCTGAGAGCGGATCCTTCTACTGACATGTCTATCGGCCAGCTGGGAATGCAGCCCGACTTCGCGGTCTACCTTGAGATCAGACAAACCTGGCTTATATTCA caatCATCCTCGCCATTGTGGAGTTCCTCATCATCGCGACACTCATCTTCCTTAGGAAGAGGCTCATGGTTGCCATCGCCCTCATCAAAGAGTCCAGCAG ggccCTTGGatatgtgacatcatcattattcTATCCATTGCTGACTTCTGTCCTCCTGGCAATTGTGATAGCTTACTGGGCGGTCACTTCCGT CTATCTGGCCACATCTAATTCTGAAGTGTACAAAGTGTCGGCCAATGAGAATTGCACATTCCGTTTTAACACCTGTGATCCCAAG ACGTTCAATAAAACCAACATGTCGGCCGAGTGTCCCGAAGCCGAGTGTAACTTTGCCTACCATGGTGGGGATACCCTGTACCACAAATACATCACCTTGTTCCACTTTTACAAcgccttcctcttcttctggtGTGGCAACTTTGTGACGGCCTTGGGACAGGTCACTCTGGCTGGGGCCTTTGCCTCTTATTACTGGGCCTTTAAGAAGCCTGACGATATACCCCCCAACCCCGTCATGTCTTCTCTGGGGCGCACCCTCAG ATATCACACTGGTTCAGTGGCATTTGGCTCACTGGTCCTGGCGTTGGTCCAGATCATCAGGGTTATTCTGGAGTATCTCAATCACAAACTGCAAG GTGCTACAAACAAGTATGCTAAATTCTTGCTGAACTGCATGAAATGTTGCTTCTGGTGTCTGGAGAAATGCATCAAGTTCCTGAACAGAAATGCTTACATCATG ATTGCCATCTATGGGAAAAATTTCTGTACATCAGCTCAAGACGCCTTTATGCTTCTGTTAAGGAACATTGCCAG GGTGGCTGTCTTGGACAAAGTGACAGACTTCCTGTTGTTCCTTGGGAAAGTGCTCATTGTTGGAGTTATTG GAGTcatctctttcttcttctttactGGAAGAATGGATTCTCCTGAGTACGCTTCTCCGACTTTGAACTACTACTGGGTGCCCATAATG ACAAATATAGTTGGATCCTACCTCATTGCCCATGGCTTCTTCAGCGTCTACTCCATGTGTGTCGACACACTCTTCCTCTGCTTCT GTGAGGACTTGGAAAGAAATGACGGCTCGCCCGAAAGGCCTTACTACATGTCCCCCGAGCTGCACGATCTCATCAGCTTGTCAAGGAGGTCAGAGGGAGATGGAGACGATGCTGACTCTCCTGCAAGCAAAGGAGATGTGTTGGAAGTGGAAAATATTCAACTGCAAGAACTTAAGATGGAGTCTAACGTCTCACATGCGAATGTGGAAGATGAGCCTCTGCGAGATAACGCTGAAGTTGCAAACGAGACCAACGAGCAAACAAGGGAGACCGAGGAGCAAACAGTCAGTGAAGATGCGGtgttggaaaaagaaagaagcagGGGTGACAGTGGTTCTTAA
- the odad3 gene encoding coiled-coil domain-containing protein 151 — MFFETDNKPTVYDQIADFQRRLQLLESDRSAYYESSQSTLEKNRQHILQLREENRDLKKTVSEAEDDEQQFVQSALHGRGVEKDTGPPMSGKAALSKLEHRVTSKMKRLNALRHATQTHQCRLEDLKRECLRLEGVGFNQAVSDKEEITMKLRSLQNCLEKNRLKCKEAANIMTNYLKLKSYLQEESLTFQGQIDDLEAEIMKHRKEVNEVQEMNDKAQLSKETAIVELQQQEERFYKEHQEKDYVLAIYRKRVQEIKARAEKLDAQRKLVQQDELNNEAESGAAKMAAEMEQSISIFDETLQNMKNVTGSTDTEEVIGRYIAQRETHRHLSAVKEDNEYILQQLKEQKVLLKQQSEAMKYQGETQLSGEQRLLDECDKERVTKQQSCETSKERLSSLVKTISSIQAGVEHLADKLSHISLKEPPSDISPKSEEFVVYLLNQCERKVLSLQNNLQGKDLNEISKDMEEEEFYFMIEKQLPAYNKRVTVSEDQEMIFLTNEEENEEEEGILSREALKRRSQAMIDSMSNKKSWKLKKGK; from the exons atgttttttgaaacGGACAACAAACCTACCGTATATGACCAAATAGCGGATTTTCAGCGTAGACTTCAACTTTTag AGAGCGACAGGAGTGCCTACTATGAAAGCTCTCAGTCGACCTTGGAGAAGAACCGCCAGCACATCTTGCAGCTTCGGGAGGAGAACAGGGACCTGAAGAAGACGGTGTCGGAGGCCGAAGAC GATGAACAACAATTCGTGCAATCGGCCTTACACGGCCGAGGGGTGGAAAAGGACACCGGGCCACCAATGTCCGGCAAG GCAGCCCTATCCAAACTTGAACACCGGGTCACGTCCAAGATGAAGCGTCTCAACGCGCTGAGGCACGCTACTCAAACTCACCAGTGCCGCCTCGAAGACCTCAAGAGGGAATGCCTCAGACTGGAAGGGGTGGGCTTCAACCAAGCAGTCTCAGACAAGGAGGAGATTACAATG AAATTGAGGTCACTGCAGAACTGTCTGGAAAAGAACCGACTCAAGTGCAAGGAAGCAGCAAACATCATGACTAACTACCTAAAACTGAAAAGTTACTTGCAG GAGGAGAGTCTGACTTTCCAGGGTCAGATAGATGATCTAGAAGCAGAAATCATGAAGCACAGGAAAGAAGTGAATGAAGTGCAGGAAATGAACGACAAAGCCCAGCTCTCCAAAGAAACAGCAATT GTTGAGTtacagcagcaggaggagcGGTTCTACAAGGAGCACCAAGAAAAAGATTATGTTTTAGCCATTTACCGCAAAAGGGTGCAGGAGATTAAAGCCCGTGCTGAAAAGTTGGAT GCTCAGAGGAAACTCGTACAACAGGATGAGTTGAACAATGAAGCTGAAAGTGGCGCTGCCAAGATGGCCGCTGAAATGGAGCAGAGCATCAGCATCTTTGATGAGACCCTACAAAATATGAAGAATGTCACTGGTTCCACAGATACAGAG GAGGTCATAGGTCGTTACATTGCCCAGAGGGAGACGCATCGGCATCTGAGCGCAGTGAAAGAAGACAACGAATATATTCTCCAGCAGCTAAAGGAACAGAAGGTGCTCCTGAAGCAACAATCCGAGGCCATGAAGTATCAGGGAGAAACACAACTATCGGG TGAGCAGAGGTTGCTGGACGAGTGTGACAAGGAGCGAGTCACGAAGCAGCAGAGTTGTGAAACATCTAAGGAACGTCTGTCTTCCCTTGTCAAAACCATCAGCAGTATCCAAGCTGGAGTGGAGCACCTGGCAGACAAACTTAGTCACATCTCTctg AAGGAACCTCCATCAGATATTTCTCCCAAATCAGAAGAGTTTGTGGTGTATCTGCTCAATCAGTGTGAGCGCAAGGTGCTCTCACTGCAGAACAACCTTCAAGGGAAAGATCTCAATGAGATTTCAAAAGacatggaggaagaagag TTCTATTTTATGATTGAGAAACAACTGCCTGCTTACAACAAGCGAGTCACTGTGTCTGAAGACCAAGAGATGATCTTCTTAACCAACG AGGAGGAGAATGAAGAGGAAGAGGGCATCCTTTCACGAGAGGCGCTGAAGCGCCGCTCGCAGGCTATGATTGACTCCATGTCCAACAAGAAATCCTGGAAATTGAAGAAGGGCAAGTAA